The genomic DNA TCATTGTGCAAGCATTCTCCGTGTGTTCGTCTTCTTCCTCTAATGAAATTAGGTCACGAGATCAAACTTTCTCCGGCTCTCGCTCCTTATTACCCCCGTTTCCCGTTGCTGAAATTTCAATTTTTGCGCTGATTCGCCGCATCGCTCGAGCTTTCTGTTGTAGATCCCTAATCTACCCCTGTCGTTCTCGCCAATGCCGTCTCTCCTGTCGTTAATCTGATTCAAGTTGGGCAGATGCTAGGAAAGTCAGGTAGAAAGAAACAATAATTTTcccccttttttttaaaaaaatgctaagatttttttttactattattgttattttagCTAAAAATCTGTGATTTAGGTGTTTCATGTCGGTAAAGTTTCCATCTTGATTCGTTGCTTGTGCTTCTTGATCGACGGTACGCTCGCTCGCTGTGTGGTCGCCGTTGGAGAGGCTTGTGAAGCTGGATTCTCGAAATCCTGCCCCCATCCGGCCGCCGCCGGTGACATCCACCTTGAATCGGCCGCCGTCACCGCGGAACTGGAATAACATCCCTCGGCCCAACATCTCCCCGGCTCTGTACGTTATCCCGGAGTCGACTCCACTTCCATGCTCTCCCTCTTCCTTCTCCCCGGCGTCTCCTTACATCATCAACCACAAGAGACGAGGACCACGCCTCCTCAAGAGTGTGACACAGAGCGATGCTGGTGGAAAGATGCTGCCGCAGCTGGAGCCAAAGGCTGAGTCTGCGGCCCCAAATGGTACCTACGCTAAGATTGGTGACATTAATAGGCAAGAGATTGGCGGGGAACAGAAACCTGGTGCTTCAAGCGGAGGCGAAGTTGAATCAAACTCTAGTGTGGTTGAACTTCATCAAGTGAAGCCTGAAGACGGATTTGTGGATAATAGGCCTGTTAGATCAGATGAATTGGCTAGACCTGGCTCTCTGGATCTTGAAAGAGACAAGGAGATCAATGATTTCTTCGATCCCAACGGCTCAGTTAGCTCATACAGCAACAATGAGCTCGGTAGGAACCCTTCTACTCCTTCAGGGGAGTATTTTGATGCCTTTGAAGGTATGTTTTTTGTACCAGATTATTTTGGTTTCAGATATCTTCTCACAAGCATTCAGCTCTTCTTTCTGGTCTTTTTGTTAGTTCGTGTCAAAATTTTCAGCCTTTGTTATAGATTGAATAATCTTGACTGTAAGTTAGATATCTGACAGTCAGGTTGAAGAATAGTATAAATTCTCTCGTGTACTGTAAATGAGAAAGGTTAatatgtaaatagaaaaaagtgaaaaatggtagaaaaggaaaaatgaaatgaaaaaaagTTATTCCAATGTGATGTTCATTCATTGAAAGGATATGGAGAGGTGGAGAAACATCGTACAAGCTCTCAACAAGAATACAAtacaaacaagaagtaaatacaagaatacaaatggaaaacttcttcttgcttgatctcttgtagcttgtaaacacttcttgaaccttggaagtgcagcaacacttgtcaagaagcttcaagaactggcgacaaTGACAGTGATGATTTTAGAGAGAAGGGTTACAAAGAGCTGCGGCGAAAATGCCCTTTATCTGCACACTTTAGGGTTCCcaatccaatcgattgccacgttgaATTCCCGTTCAAACCTCTGCAAcgctcttttcttcttctctcaatcGATTACTCTGCTTCAACTGATCAATTGAGAAGTCCACTGTTTGTCACGAGTTtctcctcccaattgatcgggaaACTCACTTTTCGTTGCGAAGAaacactctcaatcgatcacttgatcgattgacagcttcaatcgatcatctgatcaatTCAGAAACTCACTGTTCGTTAACAAACTCTCCCAATCAATTACCCAATTGATTGGGGAAGatcttgatcgattacccaatcgatcaagacactttctgtaTTGTTCTTCGTCATCCAATTGATTACCTGATCAATTGACACCCCCAATCTAATCAATTGGTAAGTAATAAAACGTGTAGAGCTCTAAATGAGCTTCGTTTCTCATTCGAGATcatctcattccgatatccgagtcaaaagttatatcCTTCGAAAGTTTGCTACGTCGGAGCTTCCTCGTTTCATGCCAACTCCCTGTTGGATTTACGATTGtaaagtgtccgatcaatctttGACCCAATTGGACTTTCTCTTTACCAACTTTCCGTTGGACTTTCGATCATCAAGTAcggtccttcttgacccacttggatattcctcttgcctaaccttagttaggactttcctttgccaacgtgcggtcctccttgacccacttggagtttcctttgcctaaccatagttatgactttacctttGCCAATGTGCgatcctccttgacctacttggactttcctttgcctaatcgtagttaggacttttctttgccaATGTGCAGTtctctttgatccacttggactttcatttgcctaaccgcagttaggacttccctttgccaATTTATgattctccttgacccacttagacttttcttttcctaaccctcgagttaggactttctcttgcctaacctccgagTTAAGATTTTGTCTTTGCCTAATCTCAATTTAGGATTTTACCTTTGTCTAACCCTCGAATTAGGATTTTGCTGGTCAAGTATCCGGTTCTCCATGACATACTTGACTTTCCTTTCACATatcgtcaagtatccggtcaacctttacCTACTTGACCTCTTTCGGATATTTTCCAAACATATTGTTTAAACATCGAAATTCAAGCTCGAATCCACTCGAACTTAATCAAACTGGTCAATCTTAACCCAGGGAcgattgcaccagcaatctcccaACACTTAGTTCTGTTACTTTTTCAACGTAAACAAATTATTGCAATAGATCATACTGTAAGTAAAAACTTTCTTAAAGTTTTGTTttccatttcctttttctttcttctgtaAGTAATGTTTTTCAgtgatttcttattttgtttgagATTTAGTGATTAGGGTGTAAATGAATTAAGTCGCTCATGAGCTTTCGAAacttgattcgataaaagctcgtttgagctcgttttaTAAgcctcgttaagataaacaaaccaagctcaagctttataatattcggctcgttagctcgtaaacatgttcgttagtaagctcatgaatcaacttttaaatgaaaaaaataatagttttttatattgaatttatagattttacactctacttataaaaatatagataaatatattaaatttatttattagaacaaaattataaattttaataagtatattatattttttttaaatatataatttagtttttaataaatatttaaatttataatttatatttattaagctcgtttaggctcgataaaagctcgaataaactCGTAAGCCATGAAtgtattcgttaaataaagctcgagctcggcttgattATAAACGAATCAaattcaaacattcaagagttcggctcgactcGACTCGATTATACCCCTACTAGCGATTTTAACTACAAATAGTGTAATTAGTTCTTTAAGCATTATAATGCATTGATGATGACTTTGAGTATGTTCTATGATTATTAATTGTTCTTTCTCCTCTTTTTCCATTGTATCATTGTTACTGATTGTGTAATTTCACCCTACATCTCGAAGCCTTTCGTTTAATCTTTGTAACATAAGATAAAAGAATACCATTGAAAACTGTTGGAATTTGTTTGGAATCCTGTATATTACTAACATTTTTTTGACAAGGTAATGGAGGATGGAGGTTGTCCAGCTTGTTTGAAAGTGCATCGATAAAAGAATGTACAAAGCATTTTACGAATGAGGGGATTTTTCGTCCTACGAACATAGATTGTTTGAACCGAGTTTATTAAGCAAAACACTAAATTCTCTTTTGACATTGTCAAAGATTCTGACTTGTTAAACCTCTTCAGCTATACTTTGTTGAATGATCTTGTCCAGAAGTTGACTTAATGACCTGAAACACCGAAAATCTTGATCTCAGTTATTATTATTTGTTCTGCACTTGACCACTGCATCAATTTTTATTCATTCTTTTGTATGATACAGAGATATCCAGTGATGGCACTTCACAATCTTCCAGTTGGAAATTTGAAGAGCTGCGCGACTTGAGGCTGAATATATCGATGGAAATAGAGAGATGCAAGCAAGCTGAAGAAGCAACTGAGGCCTTGCAAAACCAATGGCAGATGCTGAGTGATCATCTGTCATCTGTGGGATTGCAGCTTCCTGCTCCTTCAACTTTTCCTGTTGATGATATAGAACAACCTGACATTGATCCTGCAGAGGACTTGTGCCAACAGATTGTGGTTTCTCACTTTGTGGCTGATGCTATAGAAAGGGTTGTTTCTAGTGCTGAGGAAGAGATGGTTATGGAACCTTTGATCGAATCCAAGAACTTTGAGATTGCTAGGTTACAGGACCGGCTCCAGTATTATGAAACTGCAAACAGAGAGATGTCTCAGAGAAACCGAAAAGCTTTGGGTGAGAATGTTAAACTAGATCACTGTCTTTCATCTATTTATTTTCTCATTGATCAAACATATTTTCGAACTTATGATTCTGTCAAGAACAGTCATAGCAATCTATAAAGATGATTCTCACTGATCAACATATACATAAGAACAGAGAGCATATGATATTTGCCGTGTTTGATCATGCGTAACTGCGGTCGCAGAATTGGCACGAGAACAACGCAATATGCGCAAGAGGAGGCAGAGATGGATTTGGTCCTCAATCGGCCTCGCTGCAACTGTCATTATAACTGCTCTGGCATGGTCGTATCATCCTCTTTCAAGGTCTTCTTCTGCAGGCGAAGGCAATGCTACCGAGAGCCATCGAGAATGAAAGTGAAAGAAAATTCTTCCATTTAGTTGTCGCCTATACTTTGATCGATGAAGGAGAGTCTTGGCAGCAATGGTAAAGTTGCTCATCTGGAGGTCACGGGTTTGAGTTACGGAAAAAATCTCTTGCAAAGTAGGCTAAAGCTCGTACAATCTCACATTGACAGGATCTTCGTGCACTGAGCCACTCATTTTTACACTTTGATCGATGTCTAGCAATTGCGGTTTGGATTGGATTTGAAGAATTTGGATCGAGCACAGATGGTTACTAACATACTCATGGTATCTGATTCCTTCCATTTTAAACATTCTCACCAACCAGCTAGAATATGCTGTTGGAATTTATTATGCTGGAAAGATAAATCatcagtataatttttttttaaaattgcaaAATTTGATCTTAATGTTTTTTTGTGTGGAACATGTAGGCAAAGTGTTTGAGTATTGTCTCTGTTAAAGTCTATGGGTATAAAAAATGAAGGCTTGTCCCAGTTGTGTGGTCATCCCAGTTGCCCACCGAGTGTTCGATATAATATGGACCCGGTGACGGCGGAGAAGGTCGCGGCCAGGCGCCGCCTAGGCCGCCTCCACGCGCTCTTCCGCTGCGTCGAGGCCTGCCTCGCGCTGCTGCTCGTCTTCTGGTCCTCTCTCCGAGGGTATGCCACGGCAAGGCTCGCCGTCGGCCTCTTGGGCCGCTTGCTCACCGGCCACCTATTCATCTTCCTCCTTGGCAACGCGATCGTCCTCACCCTGCTTGCGCTGTCCTGCCGCCATGTGGGAGCCAGAGACGCCAGCGGGGGCGACATGTACGACCAGTTTCTGGCGTGCCAAAGCAGGGCTGCACCATCGCGCCCAACGTCTCTGGCGGCAGAGGTGGAGGAGGTGGCTACTCCCCTGCCGGGGAAGGATAAGAAGGCGAGGCGAGCGTGCCGGATAAGCCGGTCGGTGAAGATTAAGCGCCGGTGGAGTGGTACAGTGGATCTCCGGCGGTCCGGCTCGGACGTCTCCGGCGTGGAGGCGAAACCTGACGTGGACGCCGAGGAATTCCGGCGGATGATAGAATCGTTCATCGAGATGCAGCAGAAGAGGTTCCAGCGAGAGGAATCCATGGCCGGAGTTGCCTCTTCCTTCCTGGAGGAACAACCACACCGGCATACTGTAACTTGCTCCTGAAAACTTACTTCATGCGAGAAAAAGCTTATGTacgtatttttgtttctttttattaGTGTAAACGAAATGAAAGATGAAGAAGCATCTCGCAGAtggttgttgatttttttttttcaaaaactaaaatttaaattataatcaaaatcaaaattggaaaataaatatttatcctattattcttctttaataaatttcgaaataaaaaaaaattgagtataCATTTTCcgcttttaaaaaatttcaatattaagaagaatatgatataataaacTGTAGTCAAAGGTAATGCTACGGCGGAGTAGTATATTGGTATTATTTGGTTTAGTTAAAAAAAgtatattattatatattataatattaattaaaaaaaaaagagaaaaattaagGTTAATCTTAAAAGTGATTATCGAAGAATAGATAAAACTAACaacctttttaaaatttattccaCTTCGTAAGAAATGGCTGGAAAGGATTGATGCCTCATTCCATAGTGAAGAACCGGGAATATTTCAGATATTTATCAGTTGCAAAAAAGGGATAAAAagtcattaaaaaaaatctatcaaGAATAGCTTTTTCTAAGGACAAAAGAACTTGGCATCCATCCTCTTCATAATTCATTATCTTTCATTGTTTgtgccatttttttttttgaatatgataCTCTACTTAATCGGCTAGAAGATTCCTAGG from Zingiber officinale cultivar Zhangliang chromosome 4A, Zo_v1.1, whole genome shotgun sequence includes the following:
- the LOC121973007 gene encoding uncharacterized protein LOC121973007; its protein translation is MDPVTAEKVAARRRLGRLHALFRCVEACLALLLVFWSSLRGYATARLAVGLLGRLLTGHLFIFLLGNAIVLTLLALSCRHVGARDASGGDMYDQFLACQSRAAPSRPTSLAAEVEEVATPLPGKDKKARRACRISRSVKIKRRWSGTVDLRRSGSDVSGVEAKPDVDAEEFRRMIESFIEMQQKRFQREESMAGVASSFLEEQPHRHTVTCS
- the LOC121972059 gene encoding uncharacterized protein LOC121972059, whose amino-acid sequence is MLPQLEPKAESAAPNGTYAKIGDINRQEIGGEQKPGASSGGEVESNSSVVELHQVKPEDGFVDNRPVRSDELARPGSLDLERDKEINDFFDPNGSVSSYSNNELGRNPSTPSGEYFDAFEEISSDGTSQSSSWKFEELRDLRLNISMEIERCKQAEEATEALQNQWQMLSDHLSSVGLQLPAPSTFPVDDIEQPDIDPAEDLCQQIVVSHFVADAIERVVSSAEEEMVMEPLIESKNFEIARLQDRLQYYETANREMSQRNRKALELAREQRNMRKRRQRWIWSSIGLAATVIITALAWSYHPLSRSSSAGEGNATESHRE